A region of Bicyclus anynana chromosome 17, ilBicAnyn1.1, whole genome shotgun sequence DNA encodes the following proteins:
- the LOC112048057 gene encoding uncharacterized protein LOC112048057, which produces MRMLPIFYESEADVTARNLGTNCMIPNEGNNEKETIPKAFDDEDFEQEPIKTKNAITKKPCAIVVLSNIQNPSMQSLLRKYKYDANGILIPSSVKYFIKLPQSLKSSSVLLPLNDKAFSPLGGFVRYYKEVPPIPHSW; this is translated from the exons atg agAATGCTTCCAATTTTCTACGAAAGTGAGGCTGATGTAACAGCTAGAAACTTAGGAACAAACTGTATGATACCTAATGAGGGTAACAATGAAAAAGAAACAATACCCAAAGCGTTTGATGATGAAGATTTCGAGCAAGAAccaatcaaaacaaaaaatgcAATTACAAAAAAG cCCTGCGCCATCGTTGTCCTATC taatattcAAAACCCTTCAATGCAGTCACTGTTGAGGAAATACAAATACGACGCAAATG GCATACTAATACCAAGCAGCGTGAAATACTTCATCAAGCTACCGCAAAGTTTAAAGTCTTCGTCTGTTCTGCTGCCACTAAATGACAAAGCTTTCTCGCCTTTAGGGGGATTCGTGAG GTACTATAAAGAAGTGCCACCTATACCACACTCTTGGTAA